In Musa acuminata AAA Group cultivar baxijiao chromosome BXJ2-8, Cavendish_Baxijiao_AAA, whole genome shotgun sequence, one genomic interval encodes:
- the LOC135618782 gene encoding S-adenosylmethionine synthase, with the protein MEDTFLFTSESVNEGHPDKLCDQISDAVLDACLEQDPDSKVACETCTKTNMVMVFGEITTKGNIDYEKIVRDTCRDIGFTSEDVGLDADHCKVLVNIEQQSPDIAQGVHGHFTKRPEEIGAGDQGHMFGYATDETPELMPLSHVLATKLGARLTEVRKNGTCPWLRPDGKTQVTVEYRNDHGAMIPVRVHTVLISTQHDETVTNDEIAADLKEHVIKPVIPEQYLDEKTIFHLNPSGRFVIGGPHGDAGLTGRKIIIDTYGGWGAHGGGAFSGKDPTKVDRSGAYVARQAAKSIVASELARRCIVQVSYAIGVPEPLSVFVDTYGTGKIPDKEILKIVKENFDFRPGLITINLGLKRGGYRYLKTAAYGHFGRDDPDFTWEVVKPLEWEKPAA; encoded by the coding sequence ATGGAGGACACCTTCCTTTTCACCTCTGAATCTGTCAATGAGGGTCACCCTGACAAGCTCTGTGACCAGATCTCAGACGCGGTGCTTGATGCCTGCCTCGAGCAGGACCCCGACAGCAAGGTTGCGTGCGAGACCTGCACCAAGACCAACATGGTCATGGTCTTTGGTGAGATCACCACCAAGGGCAATATTGATTACGAGAAAATTGTCCGTGACACTTGCCGTGATATCGGGTTCACATCCGAGGATGTAGGCCTTGATGCCGACCACTGCAAGGTGCTTGTGAACATTGAGCAGCAGTCCCCTGACATTGCTCAGGGTGTTCATGGCCACTTCACAAAGCGCCCTGAGGAGATTGGTGCTGGCGACCAGGGACACATGTTTGGCTATGCGACCGATGAGACTCCTGAGTTGATGCCCCTCAGCCATGTCCTTGCTACGAAGCTTGGTGCTCGCCTCACCGAGGTTCGCAAGAATGGAACTTGTCCCTGGTTGAGACCCGATGGCAAGACCCAGGTTACTGTTGAGTACCGAAACGACCATGGTGCCATGATTCCTGTCCGCGTGCACACCGTCCTCATCTCCACCCAACATGATGAGACCGTGACTAACGACGAGATTGCCGCTGACCTGAAGGAGCATGTTATCAAGCCTGTTATTCCGGAGCAGTACTTGGATGAAAAGACCATCTTCCATCTGAACCCCTCTGGTCGTTTTGTTATCGGTGGACCTCATGGTGATGCTGGCCTCACCGGTCGCAAGATCATTATCGACACCTACGGTGGCTGGGGAGCACATGGAGGTGGTGCCTTTTCGGGCAAAGATCCTACAAAGGTCGACCGAAGCGGTGCCTACGTCGCCAGGCAGGCAGCTAAGAGCATTGTGGCCAGTGAGCTTGCTCGTCGCTGCATCGTCCAGGTTTCCTATGCCATCGGAGTGCCCGAGCCGCTATCCGTGTTTGTTGACACTTACGGAACAGGCAAGATCCCCGATAAGGAGATTTTGAAGATTGTAAAGGAGAATTTTGACTTCAGGCCTGGGCTGATCACCATTAACCTTGGCCTAAAGAGGGGTGGGTACAGGTATCTCAAGACAGCAGCTTATGGACATTTTGGCAGGGACGACCCAGACTTCACCTGGGAGGTAGTCAAGCCCCTCGAGTGGGAGAAGCCAGCTGCTTAG